A window of the Arthrobacter sp. Marseille-P9274 genome harbors these coding sequences:
- a CDS encoding LysR family transcriptional regulator translates to MNLESHPAITLRQIWHFVVAAETGTMSEAARRLHMAPSAISMSISELERIIGAELAIKRKSKGLTLTSTGRMVFQQARQLLDLADEIASLSKGERPSLRGPLTVGCYMTLGPTIIPPMLAGFAEQCPHVEVDFVEGYHEDLQQRLLDGSLDAAFLYDADVSPALKTAPLASADPYVLVSANHPLSGASEVSLKDIVGEPLVFFDAAPISHRVLDMFRDAEVAPDIRHRSRSYATIRSLVASGRGVAVLFQQPRLEAPYEELRVLLKPLAPTRTAAHAPVTVSVAWPRSTRLNARAQAWIDVADELFGAGSGSKA, encoded by the coding sequence ATGAACCTCGAGAGCCATCCCGCCATCACCCTCCGCCAGATCTGGCACTTCGTGGTCGCCGCGGAAACCGGCACCATGAGCGAGGCCGCCCGGCGGCTGCACATGGCGCCATCGGCGATCTCCATGTCGATCTCGGAGCTGGAGCGGATCATCGGCGCGGAGCTGGCGATCAAGCGGAAGTCGAAGGGATTGACGCTCACCTCCACCGGCCGGATGGTCTTCCAGCAGGCCCGCCAGCTGCTGGACCTCGCGGACGAGATTGCCTCGCTGTCCAAGGGCGAGCGGCCGAGCCTGCGCGGCCCGCTGACCGTGGGCTGCTACATGACGCTGGGGCCGACCATCATTCCGCCGATGCTGGCCGGTTTCGCCGAGCAGTGCCCGCACGTGGAGGTGGACTTCGTGGAGGGCTATCACGAAGACCTCCAGCAGCGGCTGCTGGACGGCTCGCTGGACGCGGCATTCCTCTACGACGCGGACGTCTCCCCCGCCCTCAAGACCGCGCCGCTGGCGTCGGCGGATCCGTACGTGCTGGTCTCCGCGAACCACCCGCTGAGCGGCGCCAGCGAGGTCTCCCTGAAGGACATCGTCGGCGAGCCGCTGGTCTTCTTCGATGCCGCCCCGATCTCGCACCGGGTCCTCGACATGTTCCGGGATGCCGAAGTGGCGCCGGACATCCGGCACCGCTCGCGCAGCTACGCCACCATCCGCTCGCTCGTGGCCAGCGGCCGCGGGGTGGCTGTCCTGTTCCAGCAGCCCCGCCTTGAGGCCCCGTACGAGGAACTCAGGGTCCTGCTCAAGCCACTGGCACCCACGCGGACGGCGGCGCACGCGCCCGTCACCGTGTCCGTGGCCTGGCCCCGCAGCACGCGGCTGAACGCCCGTGCCCAGGCCTGGATCGACGTCGCCGATGAGCTCTTCGGCGCCGGTTCCGGCTCGAAGGCCTGA
- a CDS encoding LLM class flavin-dependent oxidoreductase, with amino-acid sequence MVTKPSKHMVLTTFMLPAGYHKDSWRMEGSRSEELANLEFVADLTLMAEAAKLDAVFFGDIVHANTVMRGDIKMNGFYEPMTVLAALAARTKNIGLIGTVSTSFSEPYNVARQMCGLDHMSGGRAGWNIVTSSDGFRNFGMKEAPDPTTRYRRATEFVDVVQRLWDSWEDDAVINDRESGWYVDTDKVHPLNHKGEFFEVEGPINMPRSPQGRPVLVQAGSSGPGMELGSSVADGIYTAQPLKEPSVEFYAKFKQMAAAKGRDPQLVKIIPGILPILGDTEKEALELADELGRNVHMENGRKQVGADLRMDLSELPLDRTIPAEWFSDDPKLGSRYQIYRRKSVDQGMTLRELIVDLARSTGHQWMAGTPSQVADRMVDWFESKACDGFNLNAPFNPGGFKLVCDKLVPELQDRGYFRSEYEGTTLRDNLGLPRPSSVRSRALV; translated from the coding sequence ATGGTGACCAAGCCCAGCAAGCACATGGTGCTGACAACCTTTATGCTCCCCGCCGGCTACCACAAGGACAGCTGGCGCATGGAGGGCAGCCGCTCCGAGGAGCTGGCCAACCTGGAATTCGTCGCGGATCTGACGCTGATGGCCGAAGCCGCCAAGCTGGACGCGGTCTTCTTCGGCGACATCGTGCATGCCAACACCGTAATGCGCGGCGACATCAAGATGAACGGCTTCTACGAGCCGATGACCGTGCTCGCCGCGCTCGCCGCCCGGACCAAGAACATCGGCCTGATCGGAACCGTCTCGACGTCCTTCAGCGAGCCGTACAACGTCGCACGCCAGATGTGCGGGCTGGACCACATGTCCGGCGGCCGCGCCGGCTGGAACATCGTCACCTCGTCGGACGGCTTCCGGAACTTTGGCATGAAGGAGGCGCCCGACCCGACGACCCGTTACCGCCGAGCCACGGAGTTCGTTGACGTCGTCCAGCGGCTGTGGGACAGCTGGGAAGACGACGCGGTCATCAACGACCGCGAGTCCGGCTGGTACGTGGATACGGACAAGGTCCACCCGCTCAACCACAAGGGCGAGTTCTTCGAGGTCGAGGGGCCGATCAACATGCCGCGCTCCCCGCAGGGCCGCCCGGTGCTGGTGCAGGCCGGTTCCTCCGGGCCGGGCATGGAACTCGGCTCCTCCGTGGCGGACGGGATCTACACCGCGCAGCCGCTGAAGGAGCCGTCCGTGGAGTTCTACGCGAAGTTCAAGCAGATGGCCGCCGCCAAGGGCCGCGACCCGCAGCTGGTCAAGATCATCCCGGGCATCCTGCCGATCCTCGGCGACACGGAGAAGGAGGCGCTGGAACTGGCGGACGAGCTGGGCCGCAACGTGCACATGGAGAACGGCCGCAAGCAGGTGGGCGCGGACCTGCGCATGGACCTGTCCGAACTGCCGCTGGACCGCACTATCCCGGCCGAGTGGTTCTCCGATGATCCGAAGCTGGGTTCGCGCTACCAGATCTACCGCCGCAAGAGCGTGGACCAGGGCATGACCCTCCGCGAACTGATCGTGGACCTGGCACGTTCCACCGGGCACCAGTGGATGGCGGGCACGCCGTCGCAGGTGGCCGACCGCATGGTGGACTGGTTCGAATCCAAGGCCTGCGACGGCTTCAACCTCAACGCCCCGTTCAACCCGGGCGGCTTCAAGCTGGTCTGCGACAAGCTGGTCCCCGAACTGCAGGACCGGGGCTACTTCCGGTCCGAATACGAGGGCACGACGCTGCGCGACAATCTCGGCCTGCCCCGCCCGTCGTCCGTCCGCTCCAGGGCTCTGGTCTAA
- a CDS encoding MFS transporter, whose amino-acid sequence MSSPTDQQLPQQQGPDAGSPASGSLNTKDLRRVLGSSLMGSVIEYYDFILYATAAALIFDKVFFANLGPGVALFASFGTLAVGYVARPLGGILFGHYGDRIGRKKMLVLSMLMMGFATVAIGFLPTTAQIGVLAPVILVTLRFVQGISVGGEWGGATLMALEHAPAHKRGFAAAFANAGGPAGGLLATFVVSGVSAATGDQFLVWGWRIPFILSAVLILVGMLIRLKVAETPVFQELEQEAARRQQKQRTPLMDVLRLHPRVVVLTLVASLGFYCCQGILTSWGVSVAVQSGVERSDVLNLKGVAAVFTIIVCFYTARLSDRIGRRTVLTIGGVGGILFAFPALYLMHTGAVWAFAIAVIVGNGVIQGFLAGPIGAYISEQFPANVRYTGASLAYQGAATLGAGFTPMIATALVMLAGGSYLFVGFFWIGILAMGLVAVRMSREGAELSPKRH is encoded by the coding sequence ATGTCTTCTCCTACAGACCAGCAGCTTCCGCAGCAGCAGGGTCCCGACGCAGGCTCCCCAGCCAGCGGCTCCCTTAATACAAAGGACCTTCGCCGGGTCCTGGGGTCGAGCCTCATGGGCAGCGTCATCGAGTACTACGACTTCATCCTGTATGCCACTGCCGCAGCGCTGATCTTCGACAAGGTCTTCTTCGCCAACCTTGGTCCCGGCGTGGCGCTCTTCGCCTCATTCGGCACTCTGGCGGTCGGCTATGTCGCCCGCCCGCTCGGCGGCATCCTGTTCGGGCATTACGGGGACCGGATCGGCCGCAAGAAGATGCTGGTGCTGTCCATGCTCATGATGGGCTTCGCGACGGTCGCCATCGGCTTCCTGCCCACGACGGCGCAGATCGGCGTCCTCGCACCGGTCATCCTGGTCACGCTGCGCTTCGTCCAAGGCATCTCGGTGGGCGGCGAGTGGGGCGGCGCCACGCTGATGGCGCTGGAACATGCCCCTGCCCATAAGCGCGGCTTCGCGGCCGCCTTCGCTAATGCGGGCGGCCCAGCCGGCGGCCTGCTGGCCACGTTTGTGGTATCCGGCGTCTCCGCTGCGACCGGGGACCAGTTCCTGGTGTGGGGGTGGCGAATTCCATTCATCCTTTCCGCGGTGCTGATTCTGGTCGGCATGCTGATCCGACTGAAGGTCGCCGAAACGCCGGTCTTCCAGGAACTTGAGCAGGAAGCCGCCAGGCGGCAGCAGAAGCAGCGAACCCCGCTGATGGACGTGCTGCGCCTGCACCCGCGCGTTGTCGTCCTCACGCTCGTCGCCTCGCTGGGCTTCTATTGCTGCCAGGGAATTCTGACCTCGTGGGGCGTGTCTGTAGCGGTTCAGAGCGGCGTGGAGCGCTCGGATGTGCTCAACCTCAAGGGTGTTGCGGCCGTCTTCACCATCATCGTCTGCTTCTACACGGCCCGCCTGAGCGATCGCATCGGCCGCCGCACCGTGCTGACCATCGGCGGCGTGGGCGGCATCCTGTTTGCGTTCCCCGCCTTGTACCTCATGCATACCGGTGCTGTCTGGGCCTTTGCCATTGCGGTCATCGTCGGCAACGGCGTTATCCAGGGCTTCCTTGCCGGGCCGATCGGCGCCTACATCTCGGAGCAGTTCCCTGCGAATGTCCGCTATACCGGAGCTTCCCTGGCCTACCAGGGGGCTGCCACGCTTGGTGCCGGTTTCACCCCGATGATCGCCACTGCGCTCGTCATGCTCGCCGGCGGTTCCTATCTCTTCGTCGGCTTCTTCTGGATCGGCATCCTCGCCATGGGCTTGGTTGCCGTCCGCATGAGCCGCGAAGGTGCCGAACTGTCCCCGAAGCGGCACTAG
- a CDS encoding 4-hydroxyphenylacetate 3-hydroxylase N-terminal domain-containing protein, giving the protein MTARTGAEYKQGLADGREVWLGNERINVLEHPVFAGSIDGMAAYFDYQHKYAADCLMEDPETGALMNVSLSLPKNAEDIARRHQAFDRLARYSNGMLGRTPDYVNVVLAGHVSRKDIFDKHSDPVFHERLAAYHREVIEKDLALTHTIVHAAIDKSVGELQGINEELTLRVVKRTEEGLVVRGAKMLATLGPIADELYVYPATPIQKGFEEYALSFAIPVATAGVVAVCRDHYGVAQDVVDKPFSSRFDEQDAVIIFDDVLVPWHRVFIDGNLDVYNSLNGGTATGNTQQQTAIRAAVKLEFAYDLCVQMAKVTGTESKPDTAAMLGEIYSYLRIARAVIHSAEVNASDWGGGAFFCHDDISSLRTVMPIWMARVNDIIKTMGSHNLLATPTAAAFENPRLGPLLHKYLPGANGIPAEERARIFRTAWDFAGSALGSRIELYERFYLGSVPRARALDHRKAQAKGETGAYRAMFEEAGIGEVPVPAEDADFPGTYADLRG; this is encoded by the coding sequence GTGACTGCACGTACCGGCGCCGAATACAAGCAGGGCCTGGCCGATGGGCGCGAAGTCTGGCTGGGCAACGAGCGCATCAATGTCCTCGAGCATCCCGTTTTCGCGGGGTCGATCGACGGCATGGCCGCCTACTTCGACTACCAGCACAAGTACGCCGCCGACTGCCTCATGGAAGACCCGGAGACGGGCGCACTGATGAATGTCAGCCTGTCGCTGCCGAAGAATGCAGAAGACATCGCCCGCCGGCACCAGGCCTTCGACCGGCTCGCCCGTTACTCCAACGGGATGCTCGGACGGACGCCGGACTACGTCAACGTGGTTTTGGCCGGCCATGTCTCGCGCAAGGACATCTTTGACAAGCACAGCGACCCGGTGTTCCACGAGCGACTGGCCGCCTACCACCGCGAGGTCATCGAGAAGGATCTCGCGCTGACCCACACCATTGTGCACGCCGCCATCGACAAGAGCGTCGGCGAACTGCAGGGCATCAACGAGGAGCTCACGCTCCGGGTCGTGAAGCGGACCGAGGAAGGCCTGGTCGTGCGAGGCGCCAAGATGCTGGCCACCCTCGGCCCGATCGCCGACGAACTCTACGTCTACCCCGCCACCCCGATCCAGAAGGGATTCGAGGAGTACGCACTCTCGTTCGCCATTCCCGTGGCGACCGCCGGCGTCGTCGCTGTTTGCCGCGACCACTACGGTGTGGCACAGGACGTGGTGGACAAGCCGTTCTCGTCCCGGTTCGATGAACAGGATGCGGTCATCATTTTCGACGACGTACTGGTCCCCTGGCACCGCGTCTTCATCGACGGCAACCTGGACGTCTACAACTCCCTCAACGGCGGCACCGCGACCGGCAACACCCAGCAGCAGACGGCCATCCGGGCCGCGGTGAAGCTGGAGTTCGCCTACGACCTGTGCGTCCAGATGGCCAAGGTCACGGGCACGGAATCCAAGCCGGACACCGCGGCCATGCTGGGCGAAATCTACTCCTACCTGCGCATTGCCCGCGCCGTCATCCATTCCGCCGAGGTCAACGCGTCGGACTGGGGCGGCGGCGCCTTCTTCTGCCACGACGACATCAGCTCGCTGCGCACCGTGATGCCGATCTGGATGGCCCGGGTCAACGACATCATCAAGACCATGGGCTCGCACAACCTGCTGGCCACGCCGACGGCAGCGGCGTTCGAGAACCCGCGGCTGGGTCCGCTGCTGCACAAGTACTTGCCCGGGGCCAACGGCATTCCCGCCGAAGAACGGGCCCGGATCTTCCGCACTGCGTGGGATTTCGCCGGCTCCGCGCTGGGCAGCCGGATCGAACTCTACGAGCGCTTCTACCTCGGTTCCGTGCCCCGTGCCCGCGCACTCGACCACCGCAAGGCCCAGGCCAAGGGCGAGACCGGCGCGTACCGGGCCATGTTCGAGGAAGCGGGTATCGGAGAAGTTCCCGTGCCCGCCGAGGACGCAGATTTCCCCGGCACCTACGCGGACCTGCGCGGCTAG
- a CDS encoding MmgE/PrpD family protein, with translation MTTTSTSPGAVAAVGPTITDRLVRHVAGTGFGDIDGGTIGRAKVRLIDSLGNIAAGHRAQGSDGVVHLAARWGGASESTVLTHGLRVPAQTAALANAVMMRSYDFEPISAEGPDGMQIAAHISGTTVPVALAVAEQQGASGRELLTALVLGDDVASRLAVASGFDVYGGQDNTGTVNGLGGTAVAGRLMGLDAFQLRHAFGIVENQLAGTVASIVDQSLAFKLPMAFAARNAIVSAELAQLGFTGPVDAVGGRHGFLDMYCTDPVPERIIHRLGEEFYGDCVIKPWSACRASHPSLDACVRLASDERLDLAEVEAVRIHVTPRTLAGFVGQPFAIGDCPEVSGAFSIRFTAATALMYGTVRPEHLTLAHMQDPRLAALLEKIELVGSLPPHEVLTAEVELTLQDGAVLRQRVDQPRGDIHASPLSEAEILDKYFANVDFGGVVTRSDAERAIEIIHDLESCEDITALVGLFAGKQP, from the coding sequence ATGACGACGACGAGCACTTCCCCGGGTGCGGTGGCCGCGGTCGGTCCCACGATCACGGACCGGCTGGTCCGGCATGTCGCGGGGACCGGTTTCGGCGATATCGACGGCGGCACCATCGGGCGTGCCAAGGTACGCCTCATCGATTCGCTGGGAAACATCGCCGCGGGACACCGCGCCCAGGGAAGCGACGGCGTCGTACATTTGGCGGCCCGCTGGGGCGGAGCCTCCGAGTCCACGGTGCTGACCCACGGCCTGCGTGTTCCGGCCCAGACGGCCGCACTGGCCAATGCGGTGATGATGCGTTCCTACGACTTCGAGCCGATCAGCGCCGAAGGCCCGGACGGGATGCAGATTGCCGCCCACATCTCGGGTACCACGGTCCCGGTGGCCCTGGCCGTGGCCGAGCAGCAGGGCGCCAGCGGGCGCGAACTGCTGACCGCCCTGGTACTTGGCGACGACGTGGCGTCGCGGCTGGCCGTGGCCAGCGGCTTTGACGTCTACGGCGGCCAGGACAACACCGGCACCGTCAACGGCCTCGGCGGCACCGCAGTGGCCGGGCGGCTTATGGGGCTGGATGCCTTCCAGCTGCGCCACGCCTTCGGCATCGTCGAAAACCAGCTCGCCGGGACAGTGGCCAGCATCGTCGACCAGAGCCTGGCCTTCAAGCTGCCCATGGCCTTCGCGGCGCGCAACGCCATCGTGTCGGCCGAACTCGCCCAGCTGGGTTTCACCGGCCCCGTGGATGCGGTGGGCGGCCGGCACGGGTTCCTCGACATGTACTGCACGGACCCCGTGCCGGAGCGGATCATCCACCGGCTCGGCGAGGAATTCTACGGCGACTGCGTCATCAAGCCGTGGTCCGCCTGCCGCGCCAGCCACCCGTCGCTGGACGCCTGCGTCCGGCTGGCGTCCGATGAACGGTTGGACCTGGCTGAGGTGGAAGCCGTCCGGATCCACGTCACGCCGCGCACCCTGGCCGGTTTCGTCGGCCAGCCCTTCGCAATCGGCGACTGTCCCGAGGTGTCGGGAGCGTTCAGCATCCGGTTCACGGCGGCGACGGCGTTGATGTACGGGACCGTACGCCCGGAACACTTGACCCTGGCGCACATGCAGGATCCGCGGCTGGCCGCCCTGCTGGAGAAGATCGAGCTGGTCGGTTCGCTGCCCCCGCACGAAGTCCTCACGGCCGAGGTGGAACTCACGCTGCAAGACGGAGCGGTGTTGCGCCAACGAGTTGACCAACCCCGCGGCGACATACACGCCTCTCCCCTGTCCGAGGCCGAGATCCTGGACAAGTACTTTGCCAACGTCGACTTCGGCGGGGTAGTCACCCGTTCCGACGCCGAACGCGCCATCGAGATCATCCACGACCTGGAATCCTGCGAAGACATCACCGCCCTGGTGGGGCTCTTCGCCGGCAAGCAACCCTGA
- a CDS encoding flavin reductase translates to MSTNTIEGAGVDQLVFRNVVGHFASGVTVITTVVDGEMFGTTASAVSSLSMDPPMMLACLNRSSSTHDAVVKAGWFGINILAEEQGGLAMQFGRKGGDKFDGVAVTRSEHGGVPMIDGALAQIVCRVAETPTGGTHTVFLGLVAEASAREGAEPLAYYRGTFGRLERVKELAAYESVRNWVLHRRTPLGEELAPAAVAVEIKAEPHHVHNALVKLNAEGLVTRNEQGGYQPNPMTEDLVASFYDGRATIESGVIASHLDKLTDDDVADLRRITAELGRLRGDSDAALDDFLKLNVAYHDRLVNVAGSAQLTDSFRRLGVGTVWRQALTAEEWGRQLDHSYIVELTEALAARDVQRAIAALNAHTSFGKALAQEVIKRHGGAV, encoded by the coding sequence ATGAGCACCAACACCATCGAAGGAGCCGGCGTGGACCAGCTGGTATTCCGTAACGTCGTCGGTCACTTCGCGTCCGGCGTCACCGTCATCACCACCGTGGTCGACGGCGAAATGTTCGGCACCACGGCCTCGGCGGTTTCCTCGCTGTCCATGGACCCGCCGATGATGCTCGCCTGCCTGAACCGATCCAGTTCCACCCACGACGCGGTGGTCAAGGCAGGCTGGTTCGGCATTAATATCCTGGCCGAGGAACAGGGCGGCCTCGCCATGCAGTTCGGGCGCAAGGGCGGCGACAAGTTCGACGGCGTGGCGGTCACCCGTTCAGAGCACGGCGGAGTGCCGATGATCGACGGCGCCCTGGCGCAGATCGTCTGCCGCGTGGCAGAGACCCCGACGGGCGGCACCCACACGGTCTTCCTCGGCCTGGTCGCCGAGGCCTCGGCCCGCGAAGGCGCGGAACCGCTGGCCTATTACCGCGGCACCTTCGGCCGGTTGGAGCGGGTCAAGGAGCTGGCAGCCTACGAGTCCGTGCGGAACTGGGTGCTGCACCGCAGGACCCCGCTCGGCGAGGAACTGGCCCCGGCCGCCGTCGCCGTCGAGATCAAGGCCGAACCGCACCACGTGCACAATGCGCTGGTGAAGCTGAACGCCGAAGGACTGGTCACCCGCAACGAACAGGGCGGCTACCAACCGAACCCGATGACCGAGGACCTGGTGGCCAGCTTCTACGACGGCCGCGCCACCATCGAATCCGGCGTGATCGCCAGCCACCTGGACAAGCTGACCGACGACGACGTCGCCGACCTCCGCCGGATTACCGCCGAGCTCGGCCGCCTGCGCGGAGACTCCGATGCCGCCCTGGACGACTTCCTCAAGCTCAACGTTGCCTATCACGACCGCCTCGTGAACGTGGCCGGTTCCGCGCAGCTGACCGATTCCTTCCGCCGGCTGGGCGTGGGCACCGTGTGGCGCCAGGCCCTGACCGCCGAGGAATGGGGACGGCAGCTGGACCACAGCTACATCGTGGAGCTGACCGAGGCCCTCGCTGCCCGGGATGTGCAGCGTGCCATTGCTGCCCTGAACGCCCACACCTCGTTCGGCAAGGCCCTGGCCCAAGAGGTCATCAAGCGCCACGGTGGAGCGGTCTAG
- a CDS encoding Zn-dependent alcohol dehydrogenase → MKAAVINRIDGTFDIEELEIDEPRGAEVLVEVKAAGLCHSDMIVASVDRGRPLPMVVGHEMAGIVVGLGPEATDFRVGDHVIASEINFCGRCEECVGGGTYRCMDPGSINRSPEEVPKLRRDGEAVQAFGVAGFAEHALVHQNKLVRVPDQIPFPQAAVLGCATTTGVGAALNSAGVQPGDTVAVVGLGGIGLNIVSGAQIAGAKTIIGIDLHPAKLELARKFGATHVINSGEDDAEARVNEITGRGVHHSFEAIGLGTTQKLALGLTRSGGGVYFIGIPQGTPLDFNVMTDLLIGQRKLQGVYMGSSNIRRDIPFYADLYLQGRLNLDDLIGQEISLAQINEAYAVQESGGIARSVITF, encoded by the coding sequence ATGAAGGCAGCAGTTATTAATCGGATCGACGGCACCTTCGACATCGAAGAGCTGGAGATCGACGAACCACGCGGGGCCGAGGTGCTGGTGGAAGTAAAGGCAGCCGGCCTCTGCCACTCCGACATGATCGTCGCGTCCGTGGACCGCGGCCGCCCGCTGCCCATGGTCGTGGGCCACGAGATGGCGGGAATCGTCGTCGGACTCGGACCTGAGGCCACGGACTTCCGAGTTGGTGACCACGTCATCGCGTCGGAAATCAACTTCTGCGGTCGTTGCGAGGAGTGTGTCGGCGGGGGGACCTACCGGTGTATGGATCCGGGATCGATCAACCGCAGCCCGGAGGAGGTGCCGAAACTGCGTCGTGACGGCGAAGCGGTCCAGGCGTTCGGCGTGGCCGGTTTCGCCGAACATGCGCTGGTGCACCAGAACAAACTCGTCCGGGTTCCGGACCAGATTCCCTTTCCGCAGGCCGCCGTGCTCGGCTGCGCGACGACGACGGGCGTCGGAGCGGCCCTGAATTCGGCCGGTGTGCAGCCGGGAGACACGGTGGCCGTGGTCGGCCTCGGAGGGATCGGGCTCAATATCGTTTCCGGGGCGCAGATAGCCGGCGCCAAGACCATCATTGGAATCGATCTTCATCCTGCGAAGCTGGAACTCGCCCGCAAGTTCGGGGCAACGCACGTCATCAACTCGGGGGAGGACGACGCTGAGGCCAGGGTTAATGAAATAACCGGCCGGGGTGTCCATCACTCCTTTGAGGCGATTGGCCTTGGTACGACCCAAAAACTTGCCCTGGGCCTCACTCGATCGGGCGGAGGCGTGTATTTCATCGGCATCCCGCAGGGCACTCCGCTTGACTTCAATGTGATGACGGACCTTCTTATCGGGCAGCGGAAGCTCCAAGGCGTCTACATGGGATCCTCGAACATCCGCCGGGACATCCCCTTCTACGCTGACCTCTACCTTCAGGGCCGCCTCAACCTGGACGACCTCATCGGCCAGGAGATCTCCCTGGCCCAGATTAACGAAGCGTACGCCGTGCAGGAGTCGGGCGGCATCGCCAGGAGCGTGATCACCTTCTGA
- a CDS encoding Zn-dependent alcohol dehydrogenase: MKAAVTEAVGSPFEIQDISIAAPRGKELLIEVRASGLCHSDLHVASTDVGFPLPAVLGHEVAGVVVKAGPDVSGFRAGDHVVTSPVHSCGQCRGCLAGRPYQCRVPGHTQRGTGSGPRLSRGTTVLGQFIGIGGFAEQVLVHENTVVGVPKDLPFDRAALLGCGVVTGAGAALNTARVRPGDTVAVIGCGGVGLNVIQGAALAGAQRIIAIDLHTSKLELARQFGATDVVNASELDPVQSVLESTRGGVTHAFEVIGLKPTAENAIAMLEIGGTAYLIGVHRPGATLEITPFGDLMGKQKGVRGVAMGSANIKVDIPMFADLYLQDRFKLDELISQRISLEEIDHGYQLLRGGAVARSVITSF, encoded by the coding sequence ATGAAAGCTGCAGTTACCGAGGCCGTTGGAAGCCCTTTCGAGATCCAGGACATTTCGATCGCCGCCCCGCGGGGCAAGGAACTGCTCATCGAAGTCCGTGCCAGCGGCCTGTGCCACTCCGACCTGCACGTGGCTTCAACGGACGTCGGCTTCCCGCTGCCGGCGGTCTTGGGCCACGAGGTCGCCGGTGTGGTGGTCAAAGCCGGCCCGGATGTGAGCGGATTCCGTGCGGGCGACCATGTGGTGACTTCCCCCGTGCACAGCTGCGGGCAGTGCCGCGGCTGCCTGGCCGGACGGCCATACCAGTGCCGGGTTCCCGGCCACACCCAACGCGGCACAGGATCCGGGCCGCGCTTGAGCCGCGGCACGACCGTGCTGGGTCAGTTCATCGGGATCGGTGGATTCGCGGAGCAGGTCCTCGTTCATGAGAACACGGTTGTTGGCGTGCCGAAGGACCTCCCCTTCGACCGGGCAGCGCTGCTCGGGTGCGGCGTGGTGACCGGCGCGGGGGCAGCGCTCAACACTGCACGGGTCAGGCCGGGGGACACCGTGGCGGTCATCGGCTGCGGCGGCGTAGGACTGAACGTTATCCAGGGTGCTGCTCTGGCTGGTGCGCAGCGGATCATCGCGATCGACCTTCACACGTCCAAACTCGAGCTCGCGCGGCAATTCGGCGCGACGGACGTGGTCAACGCATCGGAGCTGGACCCCGTGCAGTCGGTCCTGGAGTCCACGCGAGGCGGCGTGACGCATGCGTTCGAGGTCATCGGATTGAAACCCACCGCCGAGAACGCGATTGCGATGCTGGAGATCGGCGGAACTGCCTACCTCATTGGCGTTCACCGGCCCGGCGCAACACTGGAGATCACTCCTTTCGGCGACCTCATGGGGAAGCAAAAGGGAGTCCGGGGAGTGGCCATGGGCTCGGCGAATATCAAGGTCGACATCCCGATGTTCGCTGATCTCTATCTTCAGGACCGCTTCAAGCTCGACGAACTCATATCCCAGCGGATCTCGCTCGAGGAGATAGATCACGGCTACCAGCTCTTGCGGGGCGGAGCAGTTGCCCGGTCGGTTATTACAAGCTTCTGA
- a CDS encoding ABC transporter ATP-binding protein, whose amino-acid sequence MSIDTREAGVPRTATQLMKVRGMSMSYGTGAAENKILENLDLDVSAGEFVSIVGPSGVGKTTLLRCLSGLLRPKAGTISVGGQEINGPHPDLAVVFQDYSRSLMPWMTTRENVAFPLQGKGLGKIERNALAEHNLQAVGLEGQGDKYPWEMSGGMQQRVAIARALAYNAKVLLMDEPFASVDAQTRFDLEDLVITLQQELGVTIILVTHDIDEALYLADKVVVIAEKPATVVDEIETGFGDHRDQVETKADPRFAEARARILHRLRAH is encoded by the coding sequence ATGAGCATTGATACGCGCGAGGCCGGAGTGCCGCGCACCGCAACCCAGCTGATGAAGGTCCGCGGCATGTCCATGAGCTACGGAACGGGCGCTGCCGAGAACAAGATCCTGGAGAACCTCGACCTGGACGTGAGTGCCGGCGAGTTCGTTTCGATCGTCGGCCCCTCGGGCGTCGGCAAGACGACGCTGCTGCGCTGCCTGTCGGGGCTCCTGCGGCCAAAGGCCGGGACGATTTCGGTCGGCGGCCAGGAAATCAACGGGCCGCACCCCGATCTCGCCGTCGTCTTCCAGGACTACAGCAGGTCGCTGATGCCGTGGATGACGACGAGGGAGAACGTCGCCTTCCCGCTGCAGGGAAAGGGGCTGGGCAAGATCGAGCGCAACGCCCTGGCGGAACACAACCTGCAGGCCGTCGGGCTGGAAGGGCAAGGGGACAAGTACCCCTGGGAGATGTCGGGCGGCATGCAGCAACGGGTGGCCATCGCGCGTGCCCTCGCCTACAACGCCAAGGTTCTGCTCATGGACGAGCCGTTTGCTTCCGTCGACGCGCAGACGCGCTTCGATCTCGAGGACCTGGTCATCACCCTGCAGCAGGAACTGGGCGTCACCATCATCCTGGTCACCCACGACATCGACGAGGCCCTGTACCTCGCCGACAAGGTCGTGGTGATCGCGGAGAAGCCGGCCACCGTCGTCGACGAAATCGAGACGGGCTTCGGAGACCATCGCGACCAGGTCGAGACGAAGGCCGACCCGCGGTTTGCGGAAGCACGGGCACGAATCCTGCACCGCCTGCGCGCCCACTAG